One Salarias fasciatus chromosome 9, fSalaFa1.1, whole genome shotgun sequence DNA segment encodes these proteins:
- the enkur gene encoding enkurin isoform X1 — MSDIIYPKESVYNIIPREETPTSKPPRYVSKFRPTVLQENNSKKDLRRTMGPSEVEVPSPGQYLKKHSKEPKLPESEFSLKKTKCTCTAKKPQVPARTDNPPIIRTKRDFLKTVECGVPKKPQPVSVDSHKGHKQHLETSGLVPKYIKKKDFGKIPEYLQQRSEEERRAQEEYDDFVREQREQNAMKHLSDEERQAVLKGLKSNWDKLHHEYQGLSLIIDTPSKKAHKQRLEEAMEELKTDIDLLQRFKTIYISQH; from the exons ATGTCAGACATTATTTACCCCAAAGAGAGTGTTTATAACATCATTCCAAGGGAAGAAACTCCAACTTCAAAACCACCGAG ataTGTGTCCAAGTTCAGACCTACAGTTCTCCAGGAGAACAATTCAAAAAAAGACTTGAGGAGGACGATGGGGCCATCGGAAGTGGAGGTTCCATCCCCAGGACAATATCTGAAAAAACATTCCAAAGAACCTAAACTGCCAGAAAgtgagttttctttaaaaaaaacaaaa TGCACATGCACGGCGAAAAAGCCACAAGTTCCTGCAAGAACTGACAACCCACCGATAATTCGCACCAAAAGGGACTTTCTAAAGACAGTCGAGTGTGGTGTGCCAAAGAAGCCGCAGCCAGTCAGTGTGGATAGCCACAAGGGACACAAACAGCATCTGGAAACCTCTGGACTTGTCCCCAAATACATCaagaaaaag gATTTTGGTAAAATACCCGAGTATCTGCAGCAGCGAAGCGAGGAGGAGCGCAGGGCTCAGGAGGAGTACGACGACTTcgtgagagagcagagggagcagaATGCCATGAAGCACTTATCGGATGAGGAGAGACAAGCCGTCCTGAAG GGCCTGAAGAGCAACTGGGACAAGCTGCATCACGAGTACCAGGGCCTGTCTCTGATCATAGACACACCGTCCAAGAAAGCACACAAGCAGCGTCTGGAGGAGGcgatggaggagctgaagacggACATCGACCTCCTCCAGAGGTTCAAAACCATTTACATCAGCCAACATTAA
- the ptchd3a gene encoding patched domain-containing protein 3 — translation MGCRRTDCLSKPLAGLFARLGATVGSYPFCFFVVPVLISLALSGGFIFLKDREDNDLERQFTPSKGPSKAARAFVMENFPYNDSMFSEDRLYSKGSFASLIAAARNGYNVLEGPVYEDITKLHRRILNITVANGTLGFQDLCARVNDECFSNVILEVIGSSESRITYPVHTHRSGPVFLGSVLGGVGVDEEGSVRSAQAVKLFYYLGNQESTAEVLDLWLRGFKALLSDTFNYKHIEVSYYTSKSKQEEIDSHTVDGFPLFLITYAIAIVFSVISCLRTDNVRNKVWVAVFGVLSAALAIVSSFGLLLYIGVPFVITVANSPFLILGIGLNNMFILVSDWQHTHVKDPVPKRMAHTYKEAVMSITITALTDVVKFSIGVKSDFPSVQSFCLYTATSIMFCYIYTITFFGAFLALNGRREEGNRHWLTCMTVPSDTDDNGLMYNVCCVGGAYDTNTEAEKKHPVSNFFKDYYGPFLIKPWVKGAVILLYVAYLMTSIYGCFQIEQGFDLQDLAADNSHVTRFTRKDRQYFSDYGPSVMVIVSESVPYWNDDARHHLQACMTEFTRLKFVHRDIYTSWLDSYLDYGHQRALDLSDKEGFLDNLSPFFDLHPLFKQDVNLTGNAIYASRFFIQTHDIANASMELAMFSELRSVADICRVASLLVYHQDFIFYDQYEVVVTSTIKNVGVIAAVMLFVSLLLIPNPLGSLWVTCSIGSVTAGVTGFKALWDVSLDSISMIIFTICIGFTVDFSAHITYAFFSSKKSSPDDKAVEALTNLGYPILQGTSSIILAVTVLAISEFNTFRTFFKLFFLVMTFGMVHGLVFIPVILTWFTCSSEKEEERKQEISVVTKI, via the exons ATGGGCTGCAGACGCACAGACTGCCTCTCGAAGCCACTTGCTGGCCTTTTTGCACGACTGGGTGCAACCGTAGGCTCCtatcctttctgtttttttgtcgTACCTGTTTTGATCTCGCTTGCGCTCAGCGGAGGATTCATTTTCCTGAAGGACAGGGAGGACAATGATCTGGAGCGACAATTCACTCCCAGCAAAGGACCCTCGAAGGCAGCGAGAGCTTTTGTTATGGAAAACTTCCCCTACAATGACTCCATGTTTTCTGAGGACAGGCTGTACAGCAAGGGCAGCTTCGCATCCCTCATTGCTGCAGCGAGAAACGGTTATAatgtcctggagggtcctgtcTATGAAGACATCACCAAGCTCCATCGCCGGATCCTGAACATCACTGTAGCCAATGGGACTCTGGGATTTCAGGATTTGTGCGCACGAGTCAATGACGAATGCTTTTCCAATGTCATCCTGGAAGTGATCGGCTCCAGTGAATCCAGGATCACCTACccggtgcacacacacaggtccggTCCAGTGTTCCTCGGCTCTGTGCTGGGCGGAGTCGGGGTGGACGAAGAAGGCTCAGTCCGAAGTGCTCAGGCTGTGAAGCTCTTCTACTACTTAGGGAATCAGGAGAGCACAGCTGAAGTTTTAGATTTATGGCTGAGAGGATTTAAAGCTCTTCTGTCAGATACCTTCAACTACAAACACATTGAA GTTTCGTACtacacctccaaatccaagcaGGAGGAGATTGACAGTCACACCGTAGACGGCTTCCCTCTATTCCTCATCACTTATGCCATTGCGATTGTCTTCTCGGTGATTTCCTGCCTGAG GACGGACAATGTGAGGAACAAGGTGTGGGTGGCTGTTTTTGGCGTCCTCTCTGCTGCGCTGGCAATAGTCTCCTCCTTTGGTCTGCTGCTTTACATCGGAGTGCCGTTTGTTATCACCGTAGCCAACAGTCCTTTCCTAATACTAG gaatcGGTCTCAACAACATGTTCATCCTGGTGTCTGACTGGCAGCACACACACGTAAAAGATCCAGTGCCGAAGAGGATGGCTCACACCTATAAAGAAGCCGTCATGTCCATCACCATCACCGCCCTGACGGACGTCGTCAAGTTCTCCATCGGGGTGAAGTCGGACTTCCCGTCGGTGCAGTCCTTCTGCCTGTACACCGCCACCTCCATCATGTTCTGCTACATCTACACAATCACCTTCTTCGGGGCCTTCCTGGCTCTGAACGGGAGGCGAGAGGAAGGCAACAGGCACTGGCTGACCTGCATGACAGTACCATCAGACACTGACGACAACGGTCTGATGTACAACGTCTGCTGTGTGGGAGGCGCCTACGATACAAACACTGAAGCAGAGAAGAAGCATCCCGTCAGTAATTTCTTCAAGGATTACTACGGCCCGTTTTTGATCAAACCCTGGGTCAAGGGAGCAGTAATCCTCCTCTATGTGGCATATTTAATGACAAGTATTTATGGATGTTTCCAAATCGAGCAGGGCTTTGATCTCCAGGATCTGGCAGCTGACAACTCCCATGTTACGAGATTTACGAGGAAGGATCGGCAGTATTTCTCAGATTATGGTCCATCTGTTATGGTTATTGTAAGTGAGAGTGTGCCTTACTGGAATGATGACGCCAGGCATCATCTTCAGGCATGCATGACAGAGTTTACAAGGCTAAAGTTTGTTCATCGCGATATCTATACGTCCTGGCTGGACTCTTATTTAGACTATGGACATCAGAGAGCTTTGGATCTAAGTGATAAAGAGGGTTTTCTTGACAATTTATCCCCCTTTTTCGATTTGCATCCTTTGTTTAAACAAGACGTGAACCTCACAGGAAATGCCATCTACGCTTCCCGGTTTTTCATCCAGACGCATGACATTGCCAATGCCAGCATGGAGCTCGCCATGTTCAGTGAGCTCCGATCCGTCGCGGACATATGCCGCGTAGCATCTTTGTTAGTCTATCACCAGGATTTCATCTTCTATGACCAGTACGAGGTGGTCGTGACGAGTACGATTAAGAACGTGGGTGTGATCGCCGCGGTGATGCTGTTTGTCTCCCTGCTCCTGATCCCCAACCCCCTCGGCTCATTATGGGTGACGTGTTCGATTGGTTCAGTGACTGCGGGGGTGACCGGCTTCAAGGCGCTTTGGGACGTCAGCCTGGATTCCATATCCATGATAATTTTCACCATCTGTATCGGCTTCACAGTAGATTTCTCCGCTCACATAACCTACGCCTTCTTCTCCAGCAAGAAGTCGAGCCCTGACGACAAGGCCGTGGAGGCGCTCACCAATCTGGGTTACCCCATACTTCAGGGCACGTCCTCCATCATTTTAGCAGTGACGGTGTTGGCTATATCTGAGTTTAACACTTTCAGGACATTTTTCAAGCTCTTCTTTCTGGTCATGACTTTCGGGATGGTTCACGGCCTTGTTTTCATCCCAGTTATTCTGACGTGGTTCACCTGCAGctctgagaaagaagaagagcgCAAGCAGGAGATTTCAGTGGTCACAAAGATATGA
- the enkur gene encoding enkurin isoform X2 → MSDIIYPKESVYNIIPREETPTSKPPRYVSKFRPTVLQENNSKKDLRRTMGPSEVEVPSPGQYLKKHSKEPKLPEKDVHKSCTCTAKKPQVPARTDNPPIIRTKRDFLKTVECGVPKKPQPVSVDSHKGHKQHLETSGLVPKYIKKKDFGKIPEYLQQRSEEERRAQEEYDDFVREQREQNAMKHLSDEERQAVLKGLKSNWDKLHHEYQGLSLIIDTPSKKAHKQRLEEAMEELKTDIDLLQRFKTIYISQH, encoded by the exons ATGTCAGACATTATTTACCCCAAAGAGAGTGTTTATAACATCATTCCAAGGGAAGAAACTCCAACTTCAAAACCACCGAG ataTGTGTCCAAGTTCAGACCTACAGTTCTCCAGGAGAACAATTCAAAAAAAGACTTGAGGAGGACGATGGGGCCATCGGAAGTGGAGGTTCCATCCCCAGGACAATATCTGAAAAAACATTCCAAAGAACCTAAACTGCCAGAAA AAGATGTTCATAAAAGCTGCACATGCACGGCGAAAAAGCCACAAGTTCCTGCAAGAACTGACAACCCACCGATAATTCGCACCAAAAGGGACTTTCTAAAGACAGTCGAGTGTGGTGTGCCAAAGAAGCCGCAGCCAGTCAGTGTGGATAGCCACAAGGGACACAAACAGCATCTGGAAACCTCTGGACTTGTCCCCAAATACATCaagaaaaag gATTTTGGTAAAATACCCGAGTATCTGCAGCAGCGAAGCGAGGAGGAGCGCAGGGCTCAGGAGGAGTACGACGACTTcgtgagagagcagagggagcagaATGCCATGAAGCACTTATCGGATGAGGAGAGACAAGCCGTCCTGAAG GGCCTGAAGAGCAACTGGGACAAGCTGCATCACGAGTACCAGGGCCTGTCTCTGATCATAGACACACCGTCCAAGAAAGCACACAAGCAGCGTCTGGAGGAGGcgatggaggagctgaagacggACATCGACCTCCTCCAGAGGTTCAAAACCATTTACATCAGCCAACATTAA
- the prtfdc1a gene encoding phosphoribosyltransferase domain-containing protein 1, producing the protein MDNAGIKRGIVIKDDWPGYSLDLFTYPEHYHEDIESVYIPHGVIMNRIERLASHIMDDFGNNNIMVLCVLKGGYKFCSDLVEFIKVLGRNSGKYLETRVEFIRLKSYLNDQSTEDLHIIGSRDLSFLRGKSVLIVEAIVDTGKTMKALLKHVETFEPKMVKVAGLLVKRVPNTTDALTDYVGFEIPNRFVVGYALDYNEYFRDLNHICVISRTGKMKYKV; encoded by the exons ATGGACAATGCAGGGATTAAAAGAGGGATAGTG ATTAAAGATGACTGGCCGGGCTACAGCCTGGATCTGTTCACCTACCCTGAGCACTACCATGAAGACATCGAGAGTGTCTACATCCCACACGGGGTCATCATGAACAG GATCGAGCGTCTGGCCAGCCACATCATGGACGACTTTGGGAATAACAACATCATGGTGCTGTGCGTCCTGAAGGGAGGCTACAAGTTCTGCTCCGACCTGGTGGAGTTCATCAAGGTTCTCGGACGGAACTCCGGCAAATACCTGGAGACCCGAGTGGAGTTTATCCGTCTGAAGAGCTACCTG AATGACCAGTCGACTGAGGATCTGCACATCATTGGAAGCCGGGATCTGTCTTTTCTGCGTGGAAAG AGTGTGCTCATTGttgag GCCATCGTCGACACAGGAAAGACCATGAAGGCCCTTCTGAAGCATGTGGAGACCTTTGAACCCAAGATGGTCAAGGTCGCGGG GCTGCTGGTGAAGAGGGTTCCCAACACCACCGACGCTCTGACGGACT ACGTTGGATTTGAAATCCCCAACCGGTTCGTGGTGGGCTACGCCCTGGACTACAACGAATACTTCCGCGACCTGAAT CACATCTGTGTCATCAGCAGAACCGGAAAGATGAAGTACAAAGTCTGA
- the thnsl1 gene encoding threonine synthase-like 1, translating to MGLLRASQLAVRAAGCRSSPVSKIKSWLSTRAAHLGDTNILLMGPPGAGKTTVGKIVASRLGLPVVDIDDDVLEAAWKMPVAAKLAAVGGERFLEEEGQALCNFSASRCVVSLTGSNPLHAEAMQHVRDSGLVVYLDVDGEDILRRLERMKVNRIVGQEAGVSMRDVLLHRKQFYEKWLDVRVLCGSGETVEEVADKVLKAVDRYRNHDEETYVSTRGTSTEPSTEKKHFSDVVVEGLAADGGLYVPKKGFPRIDAREWMRLAAMSYPERASVLLEKCIHPQDVSALDLRAMVTSAYGSNFSSEAVAPVRHLVRNQYVQELFHGPTASFKDLALQLMPQLFAHCLPPMCNFLILVATSGDTGSAVLSGFSRLSAADRRRTGVLVFFPEDGVSEIQKLQMTSYREGNAKAVSVRADFDFCQRSIKRMFGEAGLTGHLAVEYATVLSTANSINWARLLPQVVYHSSAYLDLCRDGVISFGDPIDVCIPTGNFGNAMSAVYAKEMGIPIRKVICASNRNRVIADFIASGEYDLRGRPLMPSHSPAIDILKSSNLERFIHHVSGSDGCLVRDLFARLDAQLHFRVPEPLLGRLQREALAGWCSEDDCLAAVRSVHAQTGYVMDTHTAVAQAVADRLQDGSCPVVLCATAHYGKFAPSVFRALGVQNAPDDPVRQLERLGACASGPEIHGAMVKCLKEGGRRKHAVCRPDYAVLVEQVESMIEDSFLQVT from the exons ATGGGTTTACTCAGAGCCAGTCAGCTCGCAGTGAGAGCTGCCGGATGCCGCTCGAGCCCTGTTTCAAAGATAAAATCATGGCTTTCCACCAGAGCTGCACACTTGGGGGACACGAACATCCTCCTGATGGGTCCTCCCGGGGCAGGAAAGACCACGGTGGGGAAGATCGTGGCCTCCAGACTGGGACTGCCTGTCGTAGACATCGACGACGACGTCTTGGAGGCGGCGTGGAAGATGCCAGTAGCTGCCAAACTGGCGGCGGTCGGCGGTGAGCGCTTCTTGGAGGAAGAAGGTCAGGCTTTGTGCAACTTCTCCGCCAGCCGCTGCGTCGTTTCCTTGACAGGTTCCAACCCTCTGCATGCCGAGGCCATGCAGCACGTCAGAGACAGTGGCCTGGTCGTCTATCTGGACGTGGACGGCGAGGACATCCTCCGCAGGCTCGAGAGGATGAAGGTGAACAGGATCGTGGGACAGGAGGCAGGAGTGTCCATGAGGGATGTTCTGCTTCACAGGAAGCAGTTTTACGAGAAGTGGCTGGATGTGCGGGTGTTGTGTGGATCCGGAGAGACGGTGGAGGAGGTAGCAGACAAGGTGCTGAAGGCCGTGGATCGATACAGAAACCACGATGAGGAAACGTACGTCTCGACAAGGGGGACGAGCACAGAACCGTCGACTGAGAAGAAGCACTTCAGCGACGTGGTGGTGGAGGGTCTCGCTGCAGACGGAGGCCTCTACGTTCCCAAGAAAGGCTTCCCGAGGATCGATGCACGCGAGTGGATGAGATTAGCCGCCATGTCATACCCAGAACGGGCTTCAGTTCTTCTTGAAAAGTGCATCCACCCTCAGgacgtctctgctctggatctCAGAGCAATGGTGACCAGCGCTTACGGGTCAAACTTTTCCAGCGAAGCAGTCGCGCCGGTCAGACACCTCGTCAGGAACCAGTACGTCCAGGAGCTGTTTCACGGCCCCACCGCCTCCTTTAAGGACCTCGCCTTGCAGCTGATGCCTCAGCTCTTCGCCCACTGCCTTCCACCCATGTGCAACTTCCTCATCCTGGTCGCCACGTCTGGAGACACGGGCAGCGCCGTGCTCAGCGGCTTCAGCAGGCTGAGCGCCGCCGACAGACGCCGCACGGGAGTGCTGGTGTTTTTCCCCGAGGACGGAGTGAGCGAGATCCAGAAGCTCCAGATGACGAGCTACAGGGAGGGGAACGCCAAGGCCGTCAGCGTCCGGGCGGACTTTGACTTCTGCCAGAGGAGCATCAAGAGGATGTTTGGAGAGGCGGGGCTCACCGGGCACCTCGCCGTGGAGTACGCCACTGTGCTCAGCACCGCCAACTCCATCAACTGGGCGCGGCTGCTGCCTCAG GTGGTCTATCACTCCTCCGCCTACCTGGATCTATGCAGGGACGGTGTCATCAGCTTCGGAGATCCCATTGATGTTTGCATCCCAACGGGCAACTTCGGCAACGCCATGTCCGCAGTGTACGCCAAGGAAATGGGAATCCCCATCAGGAAAGTCATCTGTGCGTCGAACCGCAACCGGGTCATCGCCGACTTCATCGCCAGCGGTGAGTACGacctgcggggacggccgctgATGCCCTCCCACTCCCCGGCCATAGACATCCTCAAATCCTCCAACCTGGAGCGCTTCATCCACCACGTGTCGGGGTCGGACGGCTGCCTCGTCCGGGACCTCTTCGCTCGCTTAGACGCGCAGCTGCACTTCCGCGTTCCCGAGCCGCTCCTCGGCCGGCTGCAGCGGGAAGCGCTGGCCGGCTGGTGCTCCGAGGACGACTGCCTGGCCGCCGTCCGGAGCGTCCACGCGCAGACGGGGTACGTCATGGACACGCACACCGCCGTGGCCCAGGCGGTGGCCGACAGGCTGCAGGACGGCTCGTGTCCCGTGGTGCTCTGCGCCACCGCTCACTACGGGAAGTTCGCTCCCTCCGTGTTCAGAGCTCTGGGTGTCCAGAACGCTCCGGATGATCCCGTCCGGCAGCTGGAGAGACTGGGAGCTTGTGCGTCCGGACCGGAAATCCACGGGGCGATGGTGAAATGCTTGAAGGAAGGCGGCAGGAGGAAACACGCTGTGTGCCGGCCGGATTACGCAGtgctggtggagcaggtggagagcaTGATAGAGGACTCTTTCCTTCAAGTCACATAG